A region from the Halococcus salifodinae DSM 8989 genome encodes:
- a CDS encoding IS1096 element passenger TnpR family protein, protein MTTYRFRVKSEYDPTSLWRDIAVGGDRTLDEFQTVLNRAVGLNQDHLWFFGTDQDYWDSDSQYKRPEEIEQSASGLLRGGEEYDASETTIGQMARQLDLDERDRICYLFDYGDEWRFYAILKEIDETESSDKAPDVVNENGDPVEQYRLVDEEW, encoded by the coding sequence ATGACCACCTATCGGTTCCGTGTGAAGTCCGAGTACGATCCGACCTCGCTGTGGCGTGACATTGCTGTCGGAGGAGACAGGACGCTCGACGAGTTTCAGACGGTGCTGAACCGCGCGGTGGGGCTCAACCAGGACCATCTCTGGTTTTTCGGGACCGATCAAGACTACTGGGATAGCGACAGTCAGTACAAGCGACCAGAGGAGATCGAACAGTCAGCCAGTGGGCTGCTGCGAGGCGGTGAGGAGTACGACGCTTCCGAGACGACAATCGGCCAGATGGCTCGACAACTGGATCTGGACGAACGTGACCGTATCTGTTACCTGTTCGACTACGGCGACGAGTGGCGCTTTTACGCCATCCTCAAGGAGATCGATGAGACCGAATCTAGCGACAAAGCACCCGACGTTGTGAACGAGAACGGTGATCCCGTCGAGCAGTATCGCCTGGTAGACGAAGAATGGTAA